One genomic window of Fusarium fujikuroi IMI 58289 draft genome, chromosome FFUJ_chr01 includes the following:
- a CDS encoding related to amidohydrolase family protein: MTLFINGKILSRTVASLADEPTFAESMYIKDGIIQAVGTKDDVQAKVTGDDVVTQDLGGKTVLPGFVDGHMHLLLLGQSLRKIALEGCKNLEDILHELRTYAKANPNVPRIMAKGWMHSMTPDGVTAKILDEIDERPIYVDTKDMHSTWCNSAGLKEMKVADLEDPPGGIIERDENGKPSGVLSEASILSIVWPTLAQLASNEERIECMLAAFKAYHASGYTGIIEMAMDEYSWESLVELKRRHPDVAMRVTAYWIVKPADTVEERTRQVDRAIELAKQYSLETSPDLRIAGIKIICDGIIDACTAYLSEPYSSVASPPPFWSREDLEPVVKQAADAGIQIALHAIGDAAIHMAVDMLEKYGKPGSRHRIEHLEVSSPEDAKRLGNLGLTASIQPVHADPAILRAWPRLIGTRRDRAFAYREFADSGALLALGSDSPTAPWNPLHNVYVAATRRSAREPECEEVVNEHFKLGVCEAVVAGSQGAAKSVFQDGRVGSLEVGKFADLVVADMEWDSRTLLKAEIRETWFAGKRVWSIEG; this comes from the coding sequence ATGACTCTTTTCATCAATGGCAAGATTCTCTCGAGGACTGTCGCCAGTTTGGCCGACGAACCCACCTTTGCTGAGAGCATGTACATAAAAGACGGCATCATTCAAGCCGTCGGCACAAAGGATGATGTGCAGGCCAAAGTCACGggggatgatgttgtcaCGCAGGATCTCGGGGGGAAGACGGTTCTGCCGGGGTTTGTAGATGGGCATATGCATCTTTTGCTACTGGGCCAGTCGCTGAGGAAGATTGCGCTGGAGGGGTGCAAGAATTTGGAGGATATTCTTCACGAGCTGCGCACGTATGCAAAGGCGAATCCGAATGTTCCGCGGATCATGGCAAAGGGATGGATGCACTCTATGACGCCAGATGGCGTGACGGCCAAGATTCTGGATGAGATTGACGAGAGGCCGATTTATGTTGATACAAAGGACATGCACTCGACGTGGTGCAACTCAGCGGgcttgaaggagatgaaagTCGCTGATCTGGAGGATCCGCCGGGTGGTATTATCGAGAGGGATGAGAACGGCAAACCATCTGGTGTTCTCAGCGAAGCGTCCATTCTGTCGATTGTCTGGCCTACGCTTGCGCAGCTTGCGTCGAATGAGGAGCGGATTGAGTGTATGCTCGCTGCGTTCAAAGCGTACCATGCGTCAGGATACACAGGGATCATCgagatggcgatggatgAGTACAGCTGGGAGAGTCTTGTtgagctgaagaggagacaTCCCGACGTGGCGATGCGTGTAACAGCGTATTGGATCGTCAAGCCTGCTGATACAGTTGAAGAGCGCACGAGGCAGGTTGACAGGGCGATTGAACTTGCGAAGCAGTATAGTCTAGAGACATCGCCTGATCTTCGCATCGCGggcatcaagatcatctgCGACGGCATCATCGACGCCTGCACGGCATACCTCTCAGAACCATACTCTTCAGTCGCATCACCGCCGCCGTTCTGGTCAAGAGAGGATCTTGAACCTGTTGTCAAACAGGCCGCCGATGCAGGAATCCAAATAGCTCTTCATGCCATCGGTGACGCGGCGATCCATATGGCGGTCGACATGCTCGAGAAGTACGGCAAGCCAGGATCCCGACACCGAATCGAACATCTCGAGGTCTCATCCCCCGAAGACGCAAAACGTCTCGGCAACCTCGGCCTCACAGCATCCATCCAGCCCGTCCACGCCGACCCAGCCATTCTGCGCGCATGGCCACGCCTCATCGGCACCCGTCGAGACCGCGCCTTCGCATACCGTGAATTCGCCGACTCAGGCGccctcctcgccctcggcAGCGACAGTCCCACGGCCCCCTGGAACCCTCTGCACAACGTGTACGTAGCAGCGACACGACGCTCAGCGAGGGAGCCAGAGTGTGAGGAGGTGGTGAATGAGCATTTCAAGCTTGGTGTCTGCGAGGCTGTTGTTGCGGGATCGCAGGGTGCGGCGAAGAGTGTTTTTCAGGATGGGAGGGTTGGGTCGCTGGAGGTGGGTAAGTTTGCGGATCTGGTTGTGGCGGATATGGAGTGGGATAGTAGGACGTTGTTGAAGGCGGAGATTAGGGAGACGTGGTTTGCTGGGAAGAGGGTTTGGAGTATTGAGGGTTGA
- a CDS encoding related to allantoate permease: MADTKNDIEVDKKIIPLDHDDVEADIKNGTVTDLDEAELFLQQHGIAHSRLSELMADEDALKKLRRKVDWSLMPLLCGTYLLQYVDKQALGYSAVFDLFSTTGMTSDEYSWMASIFYFAYLVAEWPASYLAQRLPTGTIVSTFVITWGSILCLTAACQNFAGLAVCRFLLGAFEAVITPAFMLIVSQWFRRETQPARAGLFYCFNGFGAMFGGILFYGVGQAKGWDVWRTIYVLCGGLTICWGVILFFFLPNNILTAKRFSVEERAMLIAQSARNKTGVFNRKIKWNQIREVFVDSQIWLLFFFTLLNEVINGGIANFSKLIVKGFTHDALLTTAYGIPYGACNAIFMFTGPYVASKFKNVRTIVMCVWLLPTLIAVTLFWQLPRSNKGGLLAGYYMCASFVGALIVALQMPASNVGGYTKRTTATAFVFLAYCIGNIIGPHGFIGSEAPIYQTGCKLIIGCVAGQVVIAIALRFVLIRRNRLRDAQGPVVEDENAALQDLTDFENPNFRYSY, from the exons ATGGCGGACACAAAGAACGACATCGAGGtggacaagaagatcatcccTCTTGATCACGACGACGTAGAGGCTGATATCAAGAACGGCACCGTCACTGACCTCGACGAGGCAGAGCTGTTCCTCCAGCAACATGGCATCGCTCACTCCCGCCTCAGCGAGCTCATGGCCGATGAAGATGCCCTTAAGAAACTCCGCAGAAAAGTCGACTGGTCACTCATGCCGCTCCTCTGCGGAACATATCTCCTCCAATATGTCGATAAGCAAGCCCTCGGCTACTCAGCTGTTTTCGATCTCTTCTCGACAACTGGCATGACCTCTGATGAATACTCCTGGATGGCGTCCATCTTTTACTTTGCGTACCTCGTCGCCGAGTGGCCTGCCTCATACCTTGCACAGCGTCTCCCAACAGGCACCATTGTCAGCACATTCGTCATCACCTGGGGCTCTATTCTCTGCCTCACAGCAGCTTGCCAGAACTTCGCTGGTCTAGCAGTCTGTCGTTTCCTCCTCGGCGCCTTTGAAGCTGTCATCACACCAGCGTTTATGCTCATCGTCTCGCAATGGTTCCGTCGTGAGACACAGCCTGCGCGCGCTGGTCTGTTCTACTGCTTCAACGGCTTCGGCGCCATGTTTGGCGGTATTCTCTTCTACGGCGTCGGCCAGGCAAAGGGGTGGGATGTCTGGCGGACCATCTACGTGCTCTGCGGCGGACTGACGATCTGCTGGGGTGTGATCctattcttcttccttcccaACAACATCCTTACTGCGAAGAGATTCAGTGTCGAGGAGCGTGCGATGCTGATTGCCCAGAGCGCGAGGAACAAGACGGGTGTGTTTAACAGGAAGATCAAGTGGAATCAGATCAGGGAGGTCTTTGTGGACTCACAGATCTGGTTGTTGTTCTTCTTTACGCTGCTGAACGAGGTCATCAACGGAGGTATCGCGAACTTCTCCAAGTTGATCGTCAAGGGCTTCACCCATGATGCGCTGTTGACGACGGCGTATGGTATTCCGTATGGTGCTTGCAACGCCATCTTTATGTTTACAGGACCGTATGTTGCGTCCAAGTTCAAAAATGTGAGGACGATCGTCATGTGTGTCTGGCTTCTGCCCACGCTTATTGCTGTGACCTTGTTCTGGCAACTTCCTCGCTCCAACAAGGGCGGTCTCCTTGCTGGTTACTACATG TGCGCTTCCTTCGTTGGTGCCCTCATCGTCGCTCTTCAAATGCCCGCCTCAAACGTCGGCGGTTACACGAAGCGAACCACCGCCACAGCCTTTGTGTTCCTCGCATACTGCATCGGCAACATCATCGGTCCCCACGGCTTCATTGGCTCCGAAGCACCAATCTACCAAACCGGCTGCAAGCTTATCATCGGCTGTGTAGCAGGCCAAGTTGTCATTGCGATTGCTCTTCGCTTCGTGCTCATCCGTCGAAACCGTCTTCGTGACGCTCAGGGCCCTGTtgtggaggatgagaatgccGCGTTGCAGGATCTCACTGACTTTGAGAACCCCAACTTCCGTTACTCTTACTAG
- a CDS encoding related to cholinesterase, translating to MAERKGSSWAWLAALPVLLAAAFTAYPDVFGRSGPEALPSVRIKQGTVIGKFVDDGTFPEPLEGFMGIPYAVPPVGERRFRHAEPVGESNETIEAYYLGPRCPGIQLVPFLKDPILGPDYESEDCLTINIWRKKGHTPSKGNLPVAILIPGGAFNRGAARMHNSHIMLAFSEEPYIAVSMQYRIGVFGGLNTELTAKEGLLNLGLKDIYVALEWVQENIAAFGGDPDDVTIMGLSAAAHGIGHLIMDINQPKKLFHKAIMDSGAHTARAVHLPNAALNAQHFRELLDLTPCSHFKNLKDPKILTCLRGLPSETVDRAGKEVFRRSDPSIRWAWQPVIDGDVISRRPIEAWKSGKFHRVPILTGSAANEGAFYVPRTADKPEDFTGFFRELLPHLTKAEVAELEKLYPDPSTNLDSPHLDTRGIPGVGSQYKRLETAYGHYAYTCPVRQTVIWSTYHPNAEPAYLYHWALNKTALFGANHGDQMRYQTFNREVREISAAQREVSGQFHAYCTSFITKGDPNAIKGKFAHRPEWTPFEDGKGKTMLLGRGNDERAGGTGVGKAAELLEFTWGDEQCEFWWRVSSKWED from the exons ATGGCTGAACGCAAGGGAAGTTCATGGGCGTGGTTGGCTGCATTGCCTGTCCTCTTGGCCGCTGCGTTTACAGCGTATCCTGATGTCTTTGGACGTTCTGGACCGGAGGCCTTGCCTTCTGTGAGAATTAAGCAGGGGACTGTTATTGGGaagtttgttgatgatgggacGTTTCCTGAACCGTTGGAGGGATTCATGGGGATTCCGTATGCTGTGCCTCCGGTTGGTGAACGACGGTTTAGACATGCTGAGCCTGTGGGTGAGAGCAATGAGACGATCGAAGCTTATTATCTAGGACCAAG ATGTCCTGGCATACAACTCGTTCCCTTCCTCAAAGACCCCATTCTGGGTCCAGATTATGAATCAGAGGATTGTCTAACCATCAACATCTGGCGTAAGAAGGGCCATACACCAAGCAAGGGAAACCTCCCTGTTGCTATTCTCATTCCGGGAGGAGCGTTTAATCGTGGTGCTGCAAGAATGCATAATTCGCATATCATGCTTGCTTTCTCGGAAGAACCATACATCGCTGTTAGCATGCAATATCGCATTGGCGTATTCGGTGGACTGAACACTGAATTAACTGCCAAAGAAGGTCTGTTGAATCTAGGATTGAAGGATATCTATGTTGCGCTTGAGTGGGTTCAAGAGAACATTGCTGCGTTCGGGGGTGATCCTGATGATGTTACCATCATGGGACTGAGCGCTGCAGCTCATGGT ATTGggcatctcatcatggacatCAATCAGCCCAAGAAGCTATTTCACAAAGCAATCATGGACTCAGGAGCTCATACTGCACGGGCAGTCCATCTTCCAAACGCTGCGCTCAACGCCCAGCACTTCCGGGAACTTCTCGATCTGACACCATGCTCACacttcaagaacctcaaagACCCAAAGATCCTCACTTGTCTTCGCGGACTTCCCTCAGAGACTGTGGACAGAGCAGGAAAAGAGGTGTTTAGACGTTCAGACCCTTCTATTCGTTGGGCGTGGCAGCCTGTTATTGATGGAGATGTCATTTCACGACGACCTATTGAAGCATGGAAGTCTGGCAAGTTCCACAGAGTTCCCATTTTGACAGGCTCAGCTGCGAATGAGGGTGCTTTCTACGTTCCCCGAACAGCCGACAAACCTGAGGATTTCACGGGCTTCTTTCGTGAGCTTCTCCCGCATCTCACAAAGGCTGAGGTTGcggaacttgagaagctgtACCCTGATCCCTCAACAAATCTTGACTCACCACATCTCGACACTCGTGGTATTCCTGGCGTAGGATCGCAGTATAAGCGCCTCGAGACAGCATACGGCCACTACGCATATACATGTCCCGTCCGCCAAACCGTAATCTGGTCAACATACCACCCCAACGCTGAACCCGCATATCTGTATCACTGGGCCCTTAACAAAACCGCCCTCTTTGGTGCCAACCACGGTGATCAAATGCGATATCAGACGTTCAACCGAGAAGTTCGTGAGATATCAGCTGCGCAGAGAGAAGTATCTGGCCAGTTTCATGCATATTGTACAAGTTTCATCACAAAGGGTGATCCGAATGCTATAAAGGGCAAATTTGCGCATAGACCGGAGTGGACCCCGTTTGAGGATGGGAAGGGAAAGACGATGTTGCTTGGGAGGGGGAATGATGAGAGGGCTGGGGGGACGGGGGTTGGGAAGGCAGCTGAGTTGCTTGAGTTTACGTGGGGAGATGAGCAGTGCGAGTTTTGGTGGAGGGTTTCGTCCAAGTGGGAGGACTAG
- a CDS encoding probable transporter MCH1 has translation MSSPAPDDTRLDADQISTHSSYASSSDSSSRARRNKEKQALRLIAFIAANIIALACGSIVVFSLYAPLLQSRLHYTQFQVNAVAIAGSVALYLPISLIGYICDRVGLKPLALGGGILFGSGYGIAAGVYRKLDLEYHSHPGYRVNGDWSVPFLMFAFVCIGIATCALYMASVSSCAKNFGKGRYRGLALATPITCFGLSPMWLSQAGTRLFTETRPDGSKGDLDVFRFFLFLAILTFSMGMLGTFTLRVVDEDELIDEAIEELEQSGLLDGSSLLGRSERSYGATGDETEGSALLDPSKDDAKWKKNWVLNAETRSFLSDRTMWPFALAFLLIVGPGEAFINNLGTIIGTLTPPEMEGLSHRTSAATHVSIFGVTNTASRIFIAPHARSDVSNRFSISRVAFMAFFATLLSIGLLILASGLVQNHAERFWLVSVTIIWGVENFATNFGIIGMLPAAGSTFWGLVYSATYQNGANNSKSAPGSEERADLFCYGEQCYAPTYWAETVTVWVAVGLLIWAWKGRGGWSQRGIVI, from the exons ATGTCGTCTCCCGCCCCCGACGACACGCGCCTCGACGCCGACCAAATCTCCACACACAGCTCCTACGCCTCGTCCTCCGACTCATCCTCCCGCGCGCGACgaaacaaggagaagcaagCCCTCCGCCTCATCGCCTTTATCGCAGCAAACATCATAGCCCTCGCCTGCGGCtccatcgtcgtcttctccCTCTACGCGCCCCTTCTCCAGTCTCGTCTGCACTACACCCAATTCCAGGTCAACGCCGTTGCTATCGCTGGCTCTGTAGCGCTGTACCTTCCTATTTCGCTCATCGGGTATATCTGCGATCGCGTTGGGCTAAAACCGCTTGCGCTGGGGGGAGGAATCCTCTTCGGTAGCGGGTATGGCATCGCAGCGGGTGTTTATCGGAAATTGGATCTCGAGTATCACAGTCATCCTGGATATCGTGTCAATGGAGACTGGTCCGTTCCGTTTCTGATGTTTGCGTTTGTGTGCATTGGTATCGCGACATGCGCGCTTTACATGGCTTCTGTGTCATCTTGCGCCAAGAATTTTGGAAAAGGTCGTTATCGAGGATTGGCGCTCGCTACGCCGATTACTTGTTTTGGATTGAGTCCCATGTGGCTGAGTCAAGCGGGAACTCGTCTGTTCACTGAGACGCGGCCAGACGGCTCCAAGGGCGACTTGGACGTATTCCGatttttcctcttcctcgccatcttgaCTTTCTCCATGGGTATGCTGGGCACATTCACATTACGTGTAGTGGACGAAGACGAGCTTATCGATGAGGCTATCGAGGAGCTGGAGCAGAGCGGCTTACTCGATGGAAGCTCTCTACTCGGCAGGTCCGAGAGGAGTTACGGTGCGACGGGTGATGAGACGGAGGGCTCAGCGCTACTTGATCCGTCGAAAGACGATGcaaagtggaagaagaactgGGTCCTCAACGCTGAAACGCGTTCGTTCTTGTCTGATCGCACCATGTGGCCCTTTGCTCTGGCATTTCTTCTGATCGTTGGACCTGGCGAGGctttcatcaacaacctggGCACAATTATTGGTACACTGACACCACCTGAGATGGAAGGCCTAAGCCATCGCACTTCAGCGGCGACACACGTGTCCATCTTTGGAGTCACAAACACTGCTTCTCGTATCTTCATCG CACCGCATGCTCGTTCAGACGTGAGCAACcgcttctccatctcccgCGTCGCTTTCATGGCCTTCTTCGCAACTCTGCTCTCCATCGGTCTCTTGATCCTCGCATCAGGCCTCGTCCAAAACCACGCTGAGCGCTTCTGGCTCGTCTCAG TCACAATCATCTGGGGCGTAGAGAACTTTGCTACGAATTTCGGTATCATTGGTATGCTTCCTGCTGCAGGGTCTACATTCTGGGGCCTCGTCTACTCAGCGACGTATCAGAACGGCGCGAACAACTCAAAGTCTGCTCCTGGGAGTGAAGAGCGTGCTGATTTATTCTGCTATGGTGAGCAGTGCTATGCTCCGACTTATTGGGCTGAGACTGTTACTGTGTGGGTTGCTGTTGGGTTACTGATCTGGGCTTGGAAAGGTAGGGGGGGATGGTCTCAGCGTGGAATTGTGATTTAG
- a CDS encoding related to inositol phosphatase, producing MNSPYAKELTVAIGALQKAAKLSQSIVCDKDKGAIEKDDLSPVTVADFAVQALLTATIKNAFPEDKVVGEEDASDLRQNPVLMERVWQLLEGLAGDEDTVSLCKLPESREQMCDLIDECGASSPSATGRTWVFDPIDGTKTYLLGQLYAINMALLVDGEQTVGIVGAPNLSIDAKAPLKNEYIDRTGEGCIFFAVKGHGAYIRPLRTDRPRRLPLYNSNDISLVTSSTVDSALSGIHEIVASRLNTAYPGNDLLPWVLRWAVLAMGLGNTTVWVYKRRDRYAKAWDHAGAMLLFEETGGKITDVHGKKIDLTAGRKMSANFGFVGAREDHGRVMEIVREVLIDQGKEEFLT from the coding sequence ATGAACAGTCCGTACGCAAAAGAACTCACCGTCGCTATTGGCGCTTTGCAAAAAGCTGCAAAATTGAGCCAATCGATTGTTTGTGACAAGGACAAAGGCGCAATTGAGAAGGATGACTTGAGTCCTGTCACAGTAGCCGATTTTGCGGTCCAGGCGCTCCTCACAGCGACGATCAAGAATGCGTTTCCGGAGGACAAAGTTGTTGGGGAGGAAGATGCTTCGGACTTGAGGCAGAACCCTGTGTTAATGGAGAGGGTTTGGCAGCTCTTGGAGGGACTTGCTGGGGATGAGGATACAGTGTCTCTGTGCAAGTTGCCTGAGAGCAGGGAGCAGATGTGTGATCTTATTGACGAGTGCGGAGCTAGTAGCCCGTCTGCCACTGGGAGAACTTGGGTGTTTGATCCAATTGATGGGACGAAAACCTATCTACTCGGTCAGCTTTATGCTATCAACATGGCTTTGCTTGTGGATGGTGAACAGACTGTTGGGATTGTTGGTGCGCCAAATTTGTCAATTGATGCAAAGGCACCTCTCAAGAATGAATACATTGATCGCACTGGTGAAGGATGTATATTCTTCGCTGTCAAAGGCCACGGCGCTTACATTCGCCCCCTGCGAACCGATCGACCGAGGCGACTCCCTCTTTACAACTCCAACGACATCAGCCTTGTCACCAGCTCAACAGTTGACTCCGCCCTCTCCGGCATTCACGAAATCGTCGCCTCGCGTCTCAACACTGCTTATCCAGGAAACGACCTCCTGCCTTGGGTCCTTCGCTGGGCGGTTCTCGCGATGGGTCTCGGTAACACGACAGTCTGGGTCTACAAGCGTCGAGATCGATACGCTAAAGCTTGGGACCATGCGGGTGCCATGTTGTTGTTCGAAGAGACTGGTGGCAAAATTACGGATGTCCATGGGAAGAAGATTGACTTGACGGCTGGGAGGAAGATGAGTGCGAACTTTGGGTTTGTTGGAGCAAGGGAGGACCATGGAAGGGTTATGGAGATTGTGAGGGAGGTGTTGATCGACCAGGGAAAGGAAGAGTTCTTGACGTGA